GGCCAGCGCCGGCCAGTCCCGCGGTTCGTCGGCCGTGCCATCGGCGATGGCCTCGGCGGCTCCGTCGCCGTCCTCCGGTTCCAGGCCGGCGAACCACCCCGATTCCGGGGTGTCGCTCGTGTCGGTCATTGGCCGGTATTTGTGACCCGCCTCGTATATGCGTTCCCGAACGGACGGGGCGAGAACGGGCAGGTCGCGCCCTCCGACGGTCGACGGCATGGAGGTCCCCGGACCTGTCACGGAAGGCCCGCGTCCGGGCCCCTTTCCGGACGGGCGACGACTAGCGGACATGGCCACAGAGGCGACCTTCACGGTACCCGCCGATCAGTTCCCGCTCGGGACTATATTCGAGCGGCTCCCGGACGTTACGGTCGAACTGGAGCGGATCATCCCCGCGCGCGACGTGGTGATCCCCTACTTCTGGGTCCGGGGGACGATCGTCGACGACATCGAGGGCGCGTTCGACGAGCATCCCGGCATCGAGCGAATCGACTTTGTCGACTCGGTCGCGCACGAGCACCTGCTGCGCGTCGAGTGGGCGATGGACTACGACGACGTGCTGACGACGCTGACGGAGACCCGTATCGCGCTCATCGAGGCGACAGGCACGAACAGCCACTGGACCTTCGAGATCAGGGGCGACGACCGGGCCGACATCGCCGCCTTCCAGGCTCGCTGTCGCGAACTGGATATCCCGATCACCCTGACCGCGCTCCACGCGCTCACCCCCATCGAGACGGGGACCGAGACGGCGCTCACCGGCCCGCAGCAGGAAGCGCTGGTCCTGGCATACGAACGCGGCTACTTCGAATCCCCGCGCAAAGTGACGCTGGCCGACCTCGGCACGGAACTGGGCATCTCACAGCAGGCCGTCGCCTCCCGTATCCGGCGCGGGACCAACCACGTCCTCGGCGAGACGCTCTCCGCCGTGGCGCCGCCCTCGCCCTGACCGTATAAAAAGGGGTTGTCTACTCAACAGTGCGTCTGAACCACACCGCCGACCTCTTCGAACGGTATGAACGGTCGTTTTCGCGACGCACTCTCGGACCGCACGGGCCCCTGGATCCTGGTGTTCCCGGTGCTCGGTACGGTGTTTCTCCTCACTGCGCTCGGGCGGTCGATCACCGCGCTCTCGACCAGTGGCGGGCTCCTCGAGGCGGCGCTGAACCTGCTCCTGCTCGCCGTTCCCGGCCTGGTGTTACTGTACGCCGCGTTCTGGCTACCGAACTCGGACGTCGACCGCGCGTTCTACCCGCGCATCGCGGCCTGGACCGTCGGCGGGATCGTCCTGATGGGCGTCGTGCTGGCGCTCCGCGTCGCACACCCGGGCGTCGACGTCCAGTTCACCTTCGGGACCCAGGCCGTCCTGTTGTCGATCGGCTCGATCGCGGGGCTCGGGATCGGCGTGAACAAGGCTCAGGCGCTCACGCACGCTCGAGCGCTCGAAGCGCAGTACGAGACCCAGAAGCGAACTGAAGAAAAACTGGAGGAGGCAGTCGAGAAACTGGAGGCGTCGAACGAACGGCTGGAGCAGTTCGCCTACGCCGCCTCGCACGACCTGCAGGAACCGCTCCGGATGGTGACGAGCTATCTGAAACTGATCGACGATCGCTACGGGGACGAACTCGACGACGAGTGCACGGAGTTCGTCGAGTTCGCGGTCGACGGCGCCGAACGGATGCGCGGCATGATCGACGGGCTGCTCGAGTACTCGCGTGTCGACATGCAGGGCGAGTCGTTGCGGGCCGTGGACCTGGACGCGGTCCTCGACGACGTGCTCAGCGACCTCAAGCTCAGGATCGAGGAGTCCGGCGCCGAGATCACGCGTGAACCGCTCCCGACAGTGTGCGGCGATCCCCGCCAGATGCAGCAACTGTTCCAGAACCTGCTCTCGAACGCCATCGAGTACAGCGGGGAGGAGCCGCCGCGAATCGACGTGACCGCCACGGCGTCGGACGAGAAATGGACCGTCTCGGTTCGCGACCACGGGATCGGCATCGACGGCGACGACCGCGACCGGATCTTCGAGATCTTCCAGCGGCTCCACTCCGTCGACGACCACGCCGGGTCCGGGATCGGGCTGGCGCTGTGCAAGCGGATCGTCGATCGCCACGACGGCGAGGTCCGGGTCGAGTCCCAACCAGGGTCCGGATCGACCTTCTCCGTCACGCTCCCGGCCGAGGGCCAGTCTACGGACGCCCCGGCCGGACCGGAAGACCGGTCGACGGAGTCGACGCTGAACCCGGATCTCCTGCGCTCCGAGACCGTCGGTGCGGAGACGGCCCAGGACTCCCGCACGGACTGACGGGTCGTCGCGGCTGTCGGTCTTCCGCTCGTCTCCGTCGACGTCGCAGTATATCTACACCCGGTCGAACATATTCGTGTCGAATCTCAGACCGTGAAAATGCGCCTCTGCGTTCATGTCTGTCGGTTCCGCAGTTCCGTCCGACGGTCGAACAACGGATCGAGTACCGCGCCGGGCGCTCGCGGGGTCCGGATCGAGTCCCTCGCGGGCCGACTCGGCGGACGCGTGATCGGGGTTCACTATGACAGGAGACGACGCACCGATATCGTTCGACGACGACGAAGAAGAGCGCATGGAGCGCCTGCTCGACGACACCGAGTACGACACGGAACTCGGGATGGAGATGGCCAAAGACGCCCAGCGCGTCACGGCAGGCGAACTGAACGAAGCGGAGTTCTACCGGAAGTACCACGAGCGAATCCTCGAGGAGTTCGGCGAGGACGACCGCGAACTCGACGAGTTGCTGGAGGGACTCGAAGCCGACACTCTCGACGAGGCCGC
Above is a genomic segment from Halorientalis sp. LT38 containing:
- a CDS encoding helix-turn-helix domain-containing protein, giving the protein MATEATFTVPADQFPLGTIFERLPDVTVELERIIPARDVVIPYFWVRGTIVDDIEGAFDEHPGIERIDFVDSVAHEHLLRVEWAMDYDDVLTTLTETRIALIEATGTNSHWTFEIRGDDRADIAAFQARCRELDIPITLTALHALTPIETGTETALTGPQQEALVLAYERGYFESPRKVTLADLGTELGISQQAVASRIRRGTNHVLGETLSAVAPPSP
- a CDS encoding sensor histidine kinase, with product MNGRFRDALSDRTGPWILVFPVLGTVFLLTALGRSITALSTSGGLLEAALNLLLLAVPGLVLLYAAFWLPNSDVDRAFYPRIAAWTVGGIVLMGVVLALRVAHPGVDVQFTFGTQAVLLSIGSIAGLGIGVNKAQALTHARALEAQYETQKRTEEKLEEAVEKLEASNERLEQFAYAASHDLQEPLRMVTSYLKLIDDRYGDELDDECTEFVEFAVDGAERMRGMIDGLLEYSRVDMQGESLRAVDLDAVLDDVLSDLKLRIEESGAEITREPLPTVCGDPRQMQQLFQNLLSNAIEYSGEEPPRIDVTATASDEKWTVSVRDHGIGIDGDDRDRIFEIFQRLHSVDDHAGSGIGLALCKRIVDRHDGEVRVESQPGSGSTFSVTLPAEGQSTDAPAGPEDRSTESTLNPDLLRSETVGAETAQDSRTD